Proteins from a genomic interval of Sphingobacterium lactis:
- a CDS encoding quinol:cytochrome C oxidoreductase: MGTHNHHNDYNFSEQFQFSGIAKVLSLVAIVVGIAAIAIGLLSSDHIMVERTYANLLLMGYYFTCVCAAGAFFVALQMVTQSGWSAGLIRIPQAMASVLPIASIILLIIVALGLTTHNLYHHWHAEGLTDPNSPNYDKLVAGKAAFLNVPGFLIRQILFMGTYSIFAFILAKISYNEDLAGGLNSYKKSFKLSAIFLVIFGFTTPIWSFDTIMSLEAHWFSTMFGWYNFAAMWVSGIAAIIIILVLVKKAGYMAWVNENHLHDLGKLLFGFSIFWTYVWFAQFMLIYYSNIPEETVYFYKRWEPEYKPWFWLSIIINFVAPLLLLVDRDAKRKQNVMLFVAILLLAGHWLDYYIMVMPGTVESHRGFGFIEIGTAIGFVGLFTFLVLSKLSKHALAPKNHPFLDESLHHQI; the protein is encoded by the coding sequence ATGGGAACTCACAATCATCATAACGATTATAATTTCAGCGAGCAATTTCAATTCTCAGGTATCGCCAAGGTCTTGAGTTTAGTTGCGATCGTTGTCGGGATAGCCGCAATTGCAATCGGTTTACTTTCTAGTGACCATATCATGGTTGAGCGTACATATGCCAATTTATTATTGATGGGTTATTACTTTACCTGCGTATGTGCTGCTGGCGCCTTTTTCGTTGCCCTTCAGATGGTAACTCAATCCGGTTGGTCAGCAGGCTTGATCCGTATTCCGCAAGCAATGGCTAGCGTATTGCCTATCGCATCGATCATCTTGTTGATCATTGTTGCGCTAGGACTTACTACACACAATTTATACCACCACTGGCACGCTGAAGGATTGACAGATCCGAACAGCCCGAACTATGATAAACTGGTTGCCGGTAAAGCTGCATTCTTGAATGTACCTGGATTCTTGATCCGTCAGATCTTGTTCATGGGTACTTACAGCATCTTTGCTTTCATCCTTGCGAAAATATCATACAACGAAGACCTTGCAGGTGGCTTGAACTCCTACAAGAAAAGCTTCAAGCTTTCGGCGATCTTCTTGGTAATCTTTGGTTTCACTACACCAATCTGGTCATTCGATACCATCATGTCCCTAGAGGCACACTGGTTCTCCACCATGTTCGGTTGGTACAACTTCGCAGCAATGTGGGTTAGTGGTATCGCCGCGATCATCATCATCTTGGTATTGGTGAAGAAAGCTGGATACATGGCTTGGGTTAATGAAAACCACTTGCATGACTTAGGTAAGTTGTTATTTGGTTTCTCTATTTTCTGGACGTATGTATGGTTCGCTCAATTTATGTTGATCTACTATTCAAACATTCCAGAGGAGACCGTTTATTTCTACAAACGTTGGGAACCGGAATACAAACCTTGGTTTTGGTTGAGCATTATTATTAACTTTGTGGCGCCATTGCTATTGTTGGTAGACCGCGATGCAAAACGTAAGCAAAACGTGATGTTATTCGTAGCTATCTTGTTATTGGCAGGTCACTGGTTAGATTACTACATCATGGTCATGCCAGGTACAGTTGAGTCTCACAGAGGATTTGGCTTTATCGAGATCGGTACAGCAATAGGATTTGTTGGTTTATTCACTTTCTTGGTTCTTTCGAAATTAAGCAAGCATGCGCTAGCACCGAAAAACCACCCATTCTTGGATGAAAGTTTACACCACCAAATTTAA
- a CDS encoding TAT-variant-translocated molybdopterin oxidoreductase, translating into MESNKKYWKGLEELNQTPAFVEGSKSEFAEPIPVEDVLNEAGLSTKTPRRDFLKALGFGLGAVTLAACNRTPIHKAVPYVIKPEEVTPGIPNYYASSFNGQSVIVRTREGRPISLEANPNSIGLNQGTDANTSAAVLDLYDMSKLQNPQIGGKDVEWSKLDQVVVDALNKAQAAGKQITIVSNTVNSPSTLAAIAALTTKYPATQLVQVDAVSYSGIIEANRAAFGKAVVPSYHFDKAQVVVSVAADFLGTWVAGEEHTQDYIKNRDYKSLKGGKMSRHIQFESGLSMTGSNADVRIAIKPSEEGAVLISLYNAITGQNVAGGTTNAKAKTAIALAAKELVNNRGAAVVVAGSNDTNAQLLANAINTALGAYGAVIDLDNFSKQYQGSDAGFQTFLNAAKAGQVGVAFFLNSNPVYDYFKTDDVKAALAKIDYTVSFADRADETASELKAIAPNCTFLEAWGDSSAKEGLFTIVQPTINPVFNTRQVEQSLLIWAGVNKPIHDFVKENWEANILAGTGKLWKDVLQQGFVYKGSATGSAYAANVDVNAAAAALTAESKKVAGGVELKLYESPNLRDGRWANNAYLQELPDPVSKVTWDNFAAINPADAEELGVKETGKVTVEANGYKVDLPVVLQPGQARGTVSVAVGYGRTKVGKAGNNVGVNAFPFASVINGTVQFQAKASVSKAAGIYELAQTQTHHTIEGRNIIRETSFAKYLKDPNSESGRFADTHQTYDLWNKFEQPGHRWVMAIDLNACTGCGSCIVACNVENNVPVVGRDEVRRRREMHWLRIDRYYTINNGGTGLTKENDIAKADGLDYEDVTVVHQPMLCQHCEHAPCETVCPVLATVHSSEGLNHMAYNRCFGTRYCANNCPYKVRRFNWFNYWNDSRFDNYLNNEFTQLVLNPDVTTRSRGVMEKCSMCIQRIQAGKLQAKMENRKVKDGDIKMACQAACSANAIIFGDANDPESEVSKALRNERVYYVLEEINVQPNIGYMTKVRNTFEA; encoded by the coding sequence ATGGAAAGCAATAAAAAATATTGGAAAGGTTTAGAGGAATTGAATCAAACTCCTGCTTTCGTTGAAGGAAGCAAGAGTGAGTTTGCTGAGCCTATTCCCGTAGAAGATGTGTTAAATGAAGCGGGTTTAAGTACTAAGACGCCTCGTCGTGACTTCTTGAAAGCTTTAGGTTTCGGTTTAGGAGCTGTTACGTTGGCAGCTTGTAACCGTACACCAATTCACAAGGCTGTGCCTTATGTGATCAAGCCGGAAGAGGTAACTCCAGGTATCCCGAACTACTATGCTTCATCCTTCAATGGTCAGAGTGTAATCGTAAGAACGAGAGAAGGAAGACCAATCTCTTTGGAGGCTAACCCGAATTCAATCGGCTTGAACCAAGGTACAGACGCAAATACTTCTGCAGCTGTCTTGGATCTATACGATATGTCCAAACTACAGAATCCACAAATCGGTGGTAAAGATGTAGAATGGTCGAAATTGGATCAGGTTGTTGTTGACGCATTGAACAAAGCGCAAGCAGCAGGAAAACAGATCACGATCGTTTCAAATACAGTGAATAGCCCATCTACATTGGCTGCTATCGCTGCATTGACTACAAAATATCCGGCAACCCAATTGGTACAGGTTGACGCGGTATCTTACAGCGGTATTATCGAAGCCAACAGAGCGGCATTCGGTAAAGCTGTTGTTCCTTCTTACCACTTCGATAAGGCTCAAGTTGTTGTTTCAGTAGCAGCAGATTTCTTGGGTACTTGGGTAGCGGGTGAAGAACATACACAAGATTACATCAAGAACCGTGACTACAAATCACTGAAAGGTGGTAAGATGTCACGCCATATCCAATTTGAATCAGGTCTTTCCATGACCGGATCCAATGCGGACGTTCGTATCGCCATCAAACCTTCAGAAGAAGGCGCCGTGTTGATCAGCTTGTACAATGCAATCACTGGTCAGAACGTAGCAGGTGGTACAACCAATGCAAAAGCAAAAACAGCCATTGCCTTAGCAGCGAAAGAATTGGTGAACAATAGAGGTGCAGCAGTTGTTGTTGCCGGTTCTAACGACACCAATGCGCAGTTGTTGGCAAACGCAATCAATACAGCTTTAGGTGCGTATGGAGCGGTAATCGACTTGGATAACTTCTCGAAGCAATACCAAGGTTCCGATGCAGGTTTCCAAACATTCTTGAATGCTGCGAAAGCAGGTCAGGTAGGCGTTGCGTTCTTCTTGAACAGCAACCCTGTTTATGACTACTTCAAGACAGATGACGTGAAAGCCGCATTAGCGAAAATCGATTATACGGTATCTTTCGCTGACCGTGCTGATGAAACAGCTTCTGAATTGAAAGCGATTGCGCCTAACTGTACATTCTTAGAGGCTTGGGGTGACTCATCCGCTAAAGAAGGTTTATTCACCATCGTTCAACCTACCATCAACCCAGTGTTCAACACACGTCAGGTTGAGCAGAGTTTATTGATCTGGGCAGGTGTGAACAAGCCGATCCACGATTTCGTAAAAGAAAACTGGGAAGCGAACATCTTGGCTGGAACTGGTAAGTTGTGGAAAGATGTATTGCAGCAAGGTTTTGTATACAAAGGATCAGCTACTGGTTCGGCGTATGCTGCGAATGTAGATGTAAATGCTGCTGCTGCGGCATTGACTGCAGAAAGCAAGAAAGTTGCTGGCGGTGTAGAATTGAAATTATACGAATCTCCAAACTTGAGAGACGGACGTTGGGCGAACAATGCATACTTGCAGGAATTGCCTGATCCAGTTTCCAAAGTAACTTGGGATAACTTTGCAGCGATTAACCCAGCAGATGCTGAGGAACTTGGTGTGAAGGAAACTGGAAAAGTAACTGTTGAAGCGAATGGCTACAAAGTTGATCTTCCAGTGGTATTGCAACCTGGTCAAGCTAGAGGAACAGTTTCCGTAGCGGTAGGTTATGGTCGTACCAAAGTTGGTAAAGCAGGTAACAATGTCGGTGTAAATGCCTTCCCATTTGCTAGCGTTATCAACGGTACTGTTCAATTCCAAGCGAAAGCAAGCGTATCCAAAGCTGCTGGTATCTACGAATTGGCACAGACGCAGACACACCACACGATCGAAGGTCGTAACATTATCCGTGAGACTTCGTTCGCTAAATATTTGAAAGATCCGAATTCAGAATCCGGACGTTTCGCCGATACGCACCAAACGTACGATTTGTGGAACAAGTTTGAGCAGCCAGGTCACCGTTGGGTGATGGCGATCGACTTGAACGCATGTACAGGTTGTGGTTCATGTATCGTTGCATGTAACGTAGAGAATAACGTTCCTGTTGTAGGTCGCGATGAGGTTCGCCGTCGTCGTGAAATGCACTGGTTGCGTATCGACCGTTACTACACGATCAACAATGGTGGAACAGGATTAACGAAAGAAAATGATATCGCTAAGGCAGATGGTCTGGATTACGAAGATGTAACCGTTGTTCACCAACCGATGTTATGTCAGCACTGTGAGCACGCTCCATGTGAGACGGTATGTCCGGTATTGGCAACAGTACACTCTTCTGAAGGTCTAAACCACATGGCTTACAACCGTTGTTTCGGTACACGTTACTGTGCGAACAACTGTCCATATAAAGTACGTCGTTTCAACTGGTTCAACTACTGGAATGATTCCCGTTTCGACAACTACTTGAACAATGAGTTCACGCAGTTGGTATTGAACCCAGATGTAACTACACGTTCACGCGGGGTTATGGAAAAATGTTCGATGTGTATCCAACGTATCCAAGCAGGTAAACTGCAAGCGAAAATGGAGAACCGTAAAGTTAAAGACGGGGATATCAAAATGGCTTGTCAGGCAGCTTGTTCGGCAAATGCAATCATCTTTGGTGATGCAAACGATCCAGAGTCAGAAGTTTCTAAAGCATTGCGTAACGAACGCGTTTACTATGTGTTGGAAGAAATCAACGTACAACCAAATATTGGTTACATGACGAAGGTAAGAAACACATTTGAAGCATAA
- a CDS encoding cytochrome c oxidase subunit II: protein MKFKLHNRFKSLLGGLLAINLFFAAPAMASIQDQAADTATVEQAAPAATDTAAADSAVTAPADSAAAPAATDSASVSASSTSGSTTAAAPAKEEKKIDPQVYKNLTYYILLFLVVCTVFAVIGKVHSIYVLTKRVNGKYNPLANNNVQAVLLLVFLVVFLGFVYYGYAVWGDWSWRPAATEHGKDIDRMFIITTVIITIVLVLVHILLLGFSFLYRMRAKRTAYFYPHNDAIERLWTIVPAVVLTILVLFGFFTWRSITNIPEELKKSALQIEVLGEQFQWTVRYPGSDGEFGKRNYKLTTPLNSYGIDFNDKTAWDDIKGEEIVIPVNKPVRFHILSKDIIHSFYIPDFRVQINAVPGMTNYFQFTPTITTDEMRDKMNDPQYNFVMLCAKICGESHYNMQKNVRVVTEAEYKEWLSKQGKFFTEDLQKEFAQTEGENTAKDNRIAASLN from the coding sequence ATGAAGTTTAAATTACATAACAGATTTAAGTCCTTATTAGGAGGCTTATTAGCTATTAACCTATTCTTTGCCGCTCCTGCAATGGCTTCCATCCAGGACCAGGCAGCTGATACGGCTACGGTTGAGCAAGCTGCTCCTGCGGCAACGGATACCGCTGCTGCTGACTCAGCTGTTACTGCCCCTGCAGATTCTGCGGCTGCTCCTGCAGCAACCGATTCGGCAAGCGTATCGGCATCAAGCACTTCCGGAAGCACTACTGCAGCTGCTCCAGCGAAAGAAGAAAAGAAAATTGACCCACAGGTTTACAAAAACCTCACTTACTACATCCTACTTTTCTTGGTAGTATGTACTGTATTTGCCGTAATCGGAAAAGTACACTCCATTTATGTGTTGACAAAACGTGTAAACGGTAAATACAACCCATTGGCAAACAATAACGTGCAAGCGGTATTATTGCTTGTCTTTTTAGTGGTATTCCTAGGATTCGTTTACTACGGTTATGCCGTTTGGGGTGACTGGTCTTGGCGTCCAGCTGCGACCGAACATGGTAAGGACATCGATAGAATGTTTATCATCACCACCGTGATCATTACGATCGTATTGGTATTGGTACACATCCTATTATTAGGTTTCTCTTTCCTATACAGAATGCGCGCAAAACGTACGGCGTACTTCTACCCACACAATGATGCTATCGAGCGTTTATGGACGATTGTACCTGCTGTCGTATTGACTATCTTGGTATTGTTCGGTTTCTTTACATGGCGTTCAATCACCAACATTCCTGAAGAGCTTAAGAAATCTGCCCTGCAGATCGAAGTATTGGGTGAGCAGTTCCAATGGACCGTTCGTTACCCAGGATCTGACGGTGAGTTCGGAAAACGTAACTACAAGTTGACGACTCCATTGAACTCTTACGGTATCGACTTCAACGATAAAACAGCATGGGACGACATCAAAGGTGAAGAGATCGTAATTCCGGTTAACAAACCTGTTCGTTTCCACATCTTGTCAAAAGATATTATTCACTCTTTCTATATTCCTGATTTCCGTGTGCAAATCAACGCGGTACCGGGTATGACGAACTATTTCCAGTTTACTCCAACCATCACGACCGATGAAATGCGCGATAAGATGAATGATCCGCAATATAATTTCGTGATGTTGTGTGCAAAAATCTGTGGTGAATCTCACTACAACATGCAGAAAAATGTACGCGTAGTTACTGAAGCTGAATACAAAGAGTGGTTAAGTAAACAAGGTAAATTCTTTACAGAGGATCTTCAGAAAGAGTTCGCTCAGACAGAAGGTGAAAACACTGCAAAGGATAATCGTATCGCAGCTTCTTTAAATTAA
- a CDS encoding DUF3341 domain-containing protein, which translates to MSNTKYILGSFADPDEMMHGIDKLQANNISIFDCFTPMPIHGIEAKLGVKPSRLPIAAFIFGALGTTLGFSLLFYTMSYDWPMNIGGKPSMPLPNFVPVTFEVTILLCALGMVATFFFRNHLFPGRAPRVMDLRATDDRFIIAIDAQENTDHALIDNLLKDAGAVEVKYNERKYVSYE; encoded by the coding sequence ATGAGCAATACAAAATATATACTTGGTAGTTTTGCTGATCCTGATGAAATGATGCACGGGATCGATAAGTTGCAAGCAAATAATATTAGCATTTTCGATTGTTTCACACCGATGCCTATCCACGGGATTGAGGCGAAGCTAGGGGTGAAGCCATCACGATTACCGATTGCAGCCTTTATTTTTGGTGCGTTAGGTACGACATTAGGATTCAGTTTATTGTTCTACACCATGTCTTATGACTGGCCGATGAACATCGGTGGTAAACCATCTATGCCATTACCGAACTTTGTGCCGGTAACTTTCGAGGTGACCATCTTATTATGTGCATTGGGTATGGTTGCAACGTTTTTCTTCCGTAACCACTTGTTCCCAGGACGTGCACCGCGCGTTATGGACCTAAGAGCTACGGACGACCGTTTCATCATCGCAATCGATGCTCAAGAGAATACTGACCATGCGTTGATCGATAATTTATTGAAAGATGCCGGAGCAGTAGAAGTTAAATACAATGAAAGAAAATATGTTAGCTATGAATAA
- a CDS encoding c-type cytochrome, translated as MLAMNKKNFLGTVCAAVALTAVVSACGDGTTRSAGWEFSRNMYDPIAFNPDQPNDNFTNKITAQTPPQGSNPIGFERFEYGNSVEEYERAGLELKNPLAMTEVNLKQGEALFQTYCSVCHGKEGAGDGTITKDRSVEDSRGKRALENFPPPPSFHQSAGTPSSRGGQMSQLPDGKIFHTITYGYNAMGSHASQLTPEERWKVVMFVHELQKK; from the coding sequence ATGTTAGCTATGAATAAGAAGAATTTTCTTGGAACTGTATGTGCAGCTGTCGCATTGACAGCGGTTGTATCTGCTTGCGGGGATGGTACTACACGCAGTGCTGGTTGGGAATTCTCGCGTAATATGTATGATCCGATTGCTTTCAATCCGGATCAGCCAAACGATAACTTTACTAATAAAATTACTGCACAAACGCCACCACAAGGTTCCAATCCAATCGGATTCGAGCGTTTTGAATACGGAAACTCGGTAGAGGAGTACGAACGTGCCGGTCTTGAGTTGAAGAACCCTCTAGCGATGACTGAGGTGAACTTGAAACAAGGTGAGGCATTGTTCCAAACCTACTGTTCGGTATGTCATGGTAAAGAAGGTGCTGGTGATGGTACGATCACGAAAGATAGATCCGTTGAGGATTCTCGCGGAAAACGTGCGTTGGAGAATTTCCCTCCGCCGCCATCTTTCCATCAATCGGCTGGAACACCATCCTCAAGAGGTGGACAGATGTCTCAACTTCCTGATGGAAAAATCTTCCACACCATTACTTATGGATATAACGCGATGGGTTCACATGCCTCTCAACTTACTCCAGAGGAGCGTTGGAAAGTGGTAATGTTTGTTCATGAATTACAAAAAAAATAA
- a CDS encoding cytochrome c oxidase subunit I, translating into MSTTVISHDAAHHGSHDHHHETFLTKYVFSQDHKMIAKQFLITGIIMAVFAMILSILFRIQLAWPDAEFPILEVFLGKWAEGGRIRPDFFLSLVTIHGTMMVFFVLTAGLSGTFSNLLIPYQLGARDMASPLMNMLSYWFFFTACVIMVASFFVESGPASAGWTIYPPLSAVPKAISGSGLGMTLWLISMALFIASQVLGGVNYISTVLNMRTKGMELWKMPLTIWAFFLTAIVGLLSFPVLVSAVVLLFFDRSVGTSFYLSDLVVGGTILPNEGGSPILFQHLFWFLGHPEVYIVVMPALGLTSEVISTNSRKPIFGYHAMVYSLVGITVLSFIVWGHHMFVTGMSPFLGGVFMITTLIIAVPSAVKAFNYIATLWRGNIRFTPAMMFAIGMVSFFVSGGLTGLYLGNAALDINLHDTYFVVAHFHLVMGSASIFGMLCGVYHWYPKMFGRMMDERLGYFHFWLTFIGAYLVFFPMHFMGIDGVPRRYYAFTAFPFMEKWVSVNLLITWAAIISAIGQVAFLWNFFASIWCGKRAPQNPWNSNTLEWTTPVEHIHGNWPGEIPTVYRWPYDYSKPGHDTDFIPQDVPLSQTMSSNLIHDWEGNEAGIEAQRAYNREHNREEEG; encoded by the coding sequence ATGTCAACTACAGTTATATCGCACGACGCAGCTCATCACGGCTCACATGACCATCATCATGAGACGTTCTTGACGAAGTATGTCTTCAGTCAGGATCACAAGATGATTGCTAAGCAATTCTTGATCACTGGTATCATTATGGCAGTATTTGCCATGATCCTTTCGATCTTATTCCGTATTCAATTAGCATGGCCTGATGCTGAATTTCCAATCTTAGAGGTTTTCTTAGGAAAATGGGCTGAGGGAGGACGTATCAGACCTGACTTCTTCCTATCATTGGTAACCATTCACGGTACCATGATGGTATTCTTCGTATTAACAGCGGGTCTTTCCGGTACGTTCAGTAACCTATTGATCCCTTACCAACTTGGTGCACGTGATATGGCATCGCCGTTGATGAACATGTTATCTTACTGGTTCTTCTTTACGGCGTGTGTGATCATGGTTGCTTCTTTCTTCGTGGAAAGTGGACCGGCATCAGCAGGTTGGACCATCTACCCACCATTGTCGGCAGTACCTAAAGCGATCTCTGGATCAGGATTGGGTATGACACTTTGGTTAATCAGTATGGCTTTGTTTATCGCTTCTCAGGTATTGGGTGGTGTAAACTATATTTCTACCGTGTTGAACATGCGTACCAAAGGTATGGAGTTATGGAAAATGCCTCTTACAATCTGGGCGTTCTTCTTAACAGCTATCGTAGGTCTATTGTCATTCCCGGTATTGGTATCAGCGGTAGTGTTGTTATTCTTTGACCGTTCCGTAGGTACTTCCTTCTATTTATCAGACTTAGTTGTTGGTGGTACAATCCTTCCGAACGAAGGTGGTTCACCGATCTTATTCCAACACTTATTCTGGTTCTTAGGTCACCCAGAGGTATATATCGTAGTTATGCCTGCATTAGGTTTAACTTCCGAAGTTATCTCAACCAACTCGCGCAAGCCGATCTTCGGTTACCACGCGATGGTTTATTCCCTAGTGGGTATTACGGTATTGTCCTTTATCGTATGGGGTCACCACATGTTCGTAACGGGTATGAGTCCTTTCTTAGGAGGGGTGTTCATGATTACCACGTTAATCATTGCGGTTCCATCAGCTGTTAAGGCCTTCAACTATATTGCAACATTATGGAGAGGTAACATCCGTTTCACTCCAGCGATGATGTTCGCAATCGGTATGGTATCCTTCTTCGTATCCGGTGGTCTTACCGGTCTTTACTTAGGTAATGCGGCATTGGATATCAACTTACACGACACGTATTTCGTAGTTGCTCACTTCCACTTGGTAATGGGTTCTGCTTCGATCTTCGGTATGTTGTGTGGTGTTTACCACTGGTACCCTAAAATGTTCGGCCGTATGATGGATGAGCGCTTGGGTTACTTCCACTTCTGGTTGACATTCATCGGTGCGTACCTGGTATTCTTCCCAATGCACTTTATGGGTATTGATGGTGTGCCACGTCGTTACTACGCATTTACAGCATTCCCTTTCATGGAGAAATGGGTATCTGTTAACTTATTGATCACTTGGGCAGCGATTATCTCTGCAATTGGTCAGGTAGCTTTCTTGTGGAACTTCTTCGCATCGATCTGGTGTGGAAAGCGTGCTCCGCAAAACCCTTGGAATTCCAATACTTTGGAGTGGACTACTCCGGTAGAACATATTCACGGAAACTGGCCAGGAGAGATCCCTACAGTTTACCGTTGGCCTTACGATTACAGTAAGCCAGGTCACGATACAGACTTCATCCCTCAGGATGTTCCATTGTCCCAGACAATGAGCTCCAACCTGATCCACGATTGGGAAGGTAATGAAGCAGGTATTGAGGCACAACGCGCCTACAATCGTGAGCATAACAGAGAAGAAGAAGGGTAA
- the nrfD gene encoding NrfD/PsrC family molybdoenzyme membrane anchor subunit: MSSHNESILREPLITGKDITYAKITDDILLPVENKPNKAWWIGFTVAVLGALLWVVSVGYTFWTGIGAWGLNKTVGWAWDITDFVWWVGIGHAGTLISAVLLLFRQNWRNSINRSAEAMTIFAVICAATYVVAHMGRPWLAYWIFPLPNQFGSLWVNFNSPLVWDAFAISTYFTVSLVFWYCGLLPDIATVRDRATGLKRRIYSILSFGWNGSVKTWQRFEIVSLILAGISTPLVLSVHTIVSMDFATSVIPGWHTTIFPPYFVAGAIFSGFAMVQTLLLILRKVMNFEDYITMFHIESMNKIIMTTGSIVGIAYLTELFIAWYSGSEYEMYAFANRVAGPYAWAYWAMMTCNVISPQLFWFKKIRTSIPISWVLSIVVNIGMWFERFVIIVTSLHRDYLPSSWAMFYPTWVDVGIFVGSIGLFFTLFLLFIRFLPGIAIAEVKLLLKSSSLQHKTKLVKEGAFPEDQVDFFANSLEKYDSVTEEDIKALHQK; this comes from the coding sequence ATGTCATCGCATAACGAATCAATATTAAGAGAACCATTAATCACCGGCAAGGATATCACCTATGCAAAGATTACAGATGATATCTTACTTCCGGTTGAAAATAAGCCCAACAAAGCCTGGTGGATCGGTTTTACGGTTGCTGTTTTAGGCGCTTTGTTGTGGGTTGTGAGTGTTGGGTACACGTTCTGGACGGGTATCGGCGCTTGGGGATTGAACAAAACAGTAGGTTGGGCCTGGGATATCACCGACTTCGTATGGTGGGTAGGTATTGGTCACGCCGGTACGTTGATCTCCGCTGTATTATTACTATTCCGTCAGAACTGGCGTAACTCCATTAACAGATCGGCTGAGGCGATGACAATCTTTGCCGTTATCTGTGCCGCAACATACGTTGTTGCCCACATGGGACGTCCGTGGTTGGCATACTGGATTTTCCCGTTGCCTAACCAATTCGGATCACTTTGGGTGAACTTCAACTCCCCACTTGTATGGGACGCATTCGCGATCTCAACATACTTTACGGTTTCATTGGTATTCTGGTACTGTGGTTTATTACCGGATATCGCAACAGTTCGTGACCGTGCGACTGGTTTGAAAAGAAGAATCTACTCGATCCTTTCTTTCGGCTGGAACGGTTCGGTAAAAACTTGGCAGCGTTTTGAAATTGTATCCTTAATCTTAGCAGGTATTTCCACACCATTGGTACTTTCGGTACACACGATCGTATCCATGGACTTCGCGACATCCGTAATTCCAGGATGGCACACCACGATCTTCCCTCCGTACTTCGTTGCTGGAGCGATCTTCTCCGGTTTCGCGATGGTACAAACCTTATTGTTGATCCTTCGTAAGGTGATGAACTTTGAGGACTACATTACGATGTTCCACATCGAGTCCATGAACAAGATCATCATGACTACAGGTTCAATCGTAGGTATCGCATATTTAACGGAGTTATTCATTGCATGGTACTCAGGTTCAGAATACGAGATGTACGCATTCGCTAACCGTGTTGCTGGTCCGTATGCATGGGCTTACTGGGCGATGATGACCTGTAACGTAATCTCTCCACAGTTATTCTGGTTCAAGAAGATCCGTACAAGTATCCCTATTTCATGGGTGTTGTCTATCGTCGTGAACATTGGTATGTGGTTCGAGCGTTTCGTAATTATCGTAACTTCCCTACACCGTGACTACCTTCCATCGTCATGGGCGATGTTCTACCCAACGTGGGTGGATGTAGGTATCTTCGTAGGTTCCATCGGTCTATTCTTTACCTTATTCTTATTGTTCATCCGTTTCTTACCGGGTATTGCAATCGCAGAGGTGAAATTATTGTTGAAAAGCTCCAGCTTACAGCATAAGACGAAATTGGTTAAAGAAGGCGCATTCCCTGAGGATCAGGTTGACTTCTTCGCTAATTCATTGGAGAAATACGATTCAGTTACAGAAGAGGATATTAAAGCATTACATCAAAAATAA